The Aethina tumida isolate Nest 87 chromosome 5, icAetTumi1.1, whole genome shotgun sequence genomic sequence AAGAGCAACACTGTAACCGATGTTAAATTCCAGAAAAGTTCCTCGGGGAACGCCTGATGTACGCCCTGATGGCCATCCTGATGGTCATCAAACTCCTCGCCGTCAAGTTCATGTTCATCCTGCCGGCGGTGATGGGCGTGGCCGCCGCCAAGAAGCTGATCTTCAAGCTGCTGCTGTTCGTGTTCCCGGCCCTCCACCACCTGTTCAAGTGGTGCGCCTACGTGCCGCACACCACCAAGTTCCACCACCACAAGCACCACATCCAGCACTACCACCACGTGGGGCCCCACGACCACGGCCACGTCGAGGTTATCGCCCCGCATTCGGACGGTCCGCCCGCCTTGCACCACTCGTTCGACACGCACGACCCACCCGGACCGTACAAGCACTACTACAACCCCGAGGAGGACCAGGAGCTGCAGTGGGCCTCGCAGGGGCCGGCTTTCAGTGGAGAGTGAGTCCTGACCTTTAATTCTTTGTGCCATTCATTCAATTCTTTGCAGTTTCTTTGATATAGCCACGGCGTTGTTTTCCAAAGTGAAACGTTACGTGCCCTTTTTTAAATGGGTCGGCTTCAGAGCCACCCGTCTCGCCTTGTATTACTTGAGGCGACTTATCGTTGGAGTCAAGTAAGATTTAATTGATCTAATCGAGGCACAATAGAGTCGTGTAGTTGTACCACACTAATTTAGTATAACTAAGAAAAATGTGtcataacattattaaaataaaataaaatgtggaaaCACCTGAGAGAAAGTTGGGtaattcattgatttttattattattatttaacacacATAAGAGGAATGGTTTCTAATTTGAAACCGGTCATACAAATTTGAATTGCTTTTCGTCCAACGGtgtcataaaataatgttaatgacttttttttttgtttaattagtattaacaaaaatttgtacaattgTTGAGTGGAGTGAAAtgataaacaacaacaacgacgACGTCCATCATCCTGTCTTTTTAAGAGAAACCTtgatatttcgttattaatttaatagatgcataattataaaattaaaatggctGCTCCCATTTACTTGGTTAAAGAGAAAATACGGTGCGTCCGTATTTTTATCGTATAATCCATATCAGACGTTTGTATGCAAAGAATTCAACATTGTACTACTTAAAAATCACGTAACAAGTAAAACTAGTTCTTTGTTTGATTCATTGTATAGTTTTTGATGttgaattaatatgttttttcgtTAACATATCGTAATTAAATGTAACTTTTCTTTTTGTGTGcgaaagtatttattttttgtgttattacactataatagtgtaaaaattaatctgaaatttaaacagttttgaagctttaagtgttaaattatttgaatttttcttcaacaatttaattaaattaagatatttattaattttgaaggagaattgaagaattttaatatatttaaaaattagaaaatattatttaaattcttaagaaatttGTGAGAAATTTAAGGTCCAAAgaaatttgacatatttattaatttaaaaatttttaagatatgaataaaaatagaaagatatctcatattaaaaatatttaaaatctacagtatataaattatatattaattaaataaactaattatgtaataattaaattaattaattatatattaattaaattaatttaattaaaattaataatttattaattttgaaggagaattgaagaattttaatatatttaaaaattagaaaatattatctaagTTCTTAAGAAATTTGTGAGAAATTTAAGATCCAAAGaaatttgagatatttattaatttgaacatttttaagatgtaaaaatagaaagaaatctcatattaaaaatatttaaaatctacagtatataaattatatattaattaaataaattaattatataataattaaattaattaatgatatattaattaaattaattaattaaaattaataattcattaattaaaattaataatttattaattttgaaggagaattgaagaattttaatatatttaaaaattagaaaatattatctaaattcttaagaaatttGTGAGAAATTTAAGatctaaagaaatttaagatatttattaatttgaaaatttttaagatgtaaaaatagaaagaaatctcacattaaaaatatttaaaatatacagtatataaattatatattaattaaattaattaattaaaattaataattcattaattaaaattaataatttattaattttgaaggagaattgaagaattttaatatatttaaaaattagaaaatattatctaaattcTTAAGACATTTGTAATAAggaaattaaagatattattaattaatttgaaaatgtttaagaTATAAAACGGTACGGtatataaatactatatttttatattatttgttgaagAAAGCTTAAAATTATCTGGAATTTTAAGACATTTGAGAAAATCCCAATTTATGAGATATTTAAgtcatcaataataaaaaaaattgaacaaatctattaattaaaaaaaaaaaataggaatTTAAGAATAGTAAGAAATTTGAGAattctaaaatgttttaatatacttaacaACCAGAAAATAGaaacagtttataaaattctaaaatttatgaatttgaaatatttttaattttaatgaatttattataaatttaagttttcaataatataaaaaaactgaacaaatgtattttaaaaaattaggaatataagaaaagaaataaatctaagaattctaaaatatttttaaatatttaaaaactaataaatataaatagtttataaaattgaagaaatttcagaattatttatggttttaaGAAATTCATGGTAAATTTAAGgcctttaatgatttttaaaaactaaaaaaatttcataaaaaaatgttgaagaaattttaaaaattaactgaaattttaaaacatttagaatattcataattttaaggaATTCAGGATAAATTTaagtctttaataataaaaaaaattgaacaaatttattaatttgaaaaatttagaaatttaagaacAGAAAAAACCTgagaacattaaaaatatcttaatatatttaaaaattagaaaatataaatagtttataaaattaaaaaaaatcataattatttgtgattttaagaaatttaagctAAATTTAAGgcctttaaaaacttaaaaactaagaatagaaaaaatttgataattttaaaatatttaaaaaagttgaagaaattttaaaaattaactggaattttaaaacatttaaaatatgcataattttaaggaattcatgataaatttaagtctttaataataaaaaaaattgaacaaatttattaatttgaaaaatttagaaatttaaaaacagaaaaaacctgagaacattcaaaatatcttaatatatttaaaaattagaaaatataaatagtttataaaattaaaaaaaatcataattatttgtgattttaagaaatttaaggtaaatttaaggcctttaaaaacttaaaaattgagATTCATTTTCAATGAATTAGTGACAAATTTAATAGCACTAAATAgttatctaatattaatacataataatatttcagaattatttgtaatattaagaatttttgaatttcagtttatttttaaaaaatttcaattcaatttaagattaaaaaaactgaataaatttcaaaattattctgaattttgagatattttcaggtattaattaattaattaatgaaaagtacattaaataataaaataaacttgttaattaaatatcaattgaagtaactacaaaatttaaaaatgattgaaaaattgaaaaattgaaaataaaaattaataaatttaaaaaaactatatgatttttatggatcttaaaaacatttaaaaaataggagaattttaacaattcaaaaaattaaataaaataaaaaattaactgaaaagTTTTAGTTTTAGAGTTTTgaactgaaatttattaattttaatttatttaaaaaaattcatgaaatattAGCTAAAGtagtaatgtataatttagagtaatatcttaaaaactaataatgtataatatgtaaaaaatatatatttttaaaaaaatttaattaattaataattagttattagtagtaatagttttattagatacttaaaacaaatgtaaaatatcctaaaataacatttctcaaacaataaacaattaattagttgTTATCAAGTACTGTACTATAAGAATCAATTGGGAATGTGGAACATTACCAATACTTTTTATGGTTCCCTCACCTCAGACTTtcttccaataaaaaaaagtaaaattcccAATTTCTTTACAGTTACCTAACACACAGACACGACCCAAGCCAGAACGATATAAGCCCATGGGGTCAAGGTCAAGACGTCCGCCGTACCAGACCGGACGTTAACAAACCAGCGACACCCCAGGAGATCGAAAACATTGTACTGAAGGCAGAGAAAGAAGCCCTCGTAAGTTACTTCGACTAATAATCGTTGTTGATCAATTAAACACTCGTTAATTGTGACAGATCAAGGCAAGGCTGCAACAGGAGAAGCTCAAGATCCAAGAGGAGAATCTGAAGCTGCAGGAACAGGTGAACAAGGCTCTGAGGCTGCAGGAGAAGCTCAGGCAACAGGCGGCTTTGATGCAGGCCTCCAAGAAGCAACCACCGGTGGGTCCTCAAGTACGACCTCCGAACGTTTATCTGGAAACACCACCGCCAGCTCCAAACGCCAATCTAAAGTCCACGTATTCGGTTCCTCCCCAGACCGGTTACAACCAACACAATCCTTACGTGAACCCCCAAGTGCAGCAGCAAATCCAAGTGCAAATAACGCCGCAGCAACAGAAGCAAATCGCCGAAGCCTTGGCTAAGCGGAACGAGCTGGAGCTGGCCAACCAACGCAAGGAGATCGCCTCGCTGATCGCCAAGGAGCAGCGGCAGCAGCTGGAGCAGAAGCAGGCGGACCGCAAGGAGGACGCGCTGCAGAAGGAGCTGCTGCAGGCGGCCAGCATCACCTACGACCCGTTCTACAGCCCCATCCTGGCCAAGATCGACGGCATCCTGCTCGGGCTCGGGTTCAAGGAGGAGCCGTGCAGGGAACGGCTGATCTGCAGCATGTACAAGAACCCGCCGAAGTTCAGTCCGCACAGCAACCTACTTTCGGCCGAGCTGAGCAGGTGAGTGGTTTCGGTTTTGTTGTCACTTTCTTGGTGCGACCTATTTACGTAACTGGTGTCGGTTCCATTACAAAGCTGGTTTAATTGAGACGCGTTGTTTTGATGGGCGtaattgatgattttttatgGTTGTTGAAGCGAAATGTGAACGAGACGTTTGCTTGTTATTGTCtggatttacaattaaatctcTCTGTTTTAATGGTTAAGTTTCTTTTATAAACTGGtttgatattgttattttaaaattgatgtttaacattttcaaaagcatcttaaatttatgaattcgatatttattttaatttattaatttatttaataacgttttatgttatattttattttatttgtttatttataaaatataaatatttcaatattaattttaaatatatgaaaatatctcaaaaatatcaaaaatatttggaggtatccatttaaattttatcaccttcacaatttagaaataaatgaaaaaatgtagaattaggtttaaaatttcgaaattttaattttatattatattaaaaatattttaccaatttaatgtttactgttttatatattttcaaaataaatataagaataatataatcttaaaaaatttcaaggacttacttttgtcaaatttgataaaatccataattgattaattccaaatttgattaatttaaataaaaaaaaaacaaaattctaaaaatatattgttttatatatacataataattttgaaaatatgtgtaaaagtaaataaaacgtataactattctcaaaaatttactaaatttaataattttgatattaattgattttaaatattctaaaattttaatttaattttgaaaaaaaaaaacagaacattataagaattctaaaaaatattgtttcatatATTCGATAGGTATcaaaatattctgaaatttttaattcaataataaaaaaattagaaatttttttcatttataaaaaaatattttattatatattgtataattttcaaaatatttaataatttggatccagaattgaattattttatatattctacaatttaataataaaaaaaatagaatttttcttcattctaaaaattattattgtattattacaaaatatttgataatttatatccAGAATTGATttgtttcatatattatacaattttcaaaatattttgaatttttaatttaatggtaataaaaaaaaatattttttcatttagaaaagaaaaattgttttataattttcaaaatatttgataattaggatccagaatttatttgttttatttattctacaattttcaaaatagtctgaaattttaatttaatagtaataaaaaaaaattagtaaattttgtataattttaaaaatatttgataatttggattgaaaattgatttattttacatattttcaaaatattctgaaagttaataataaaaaaattagatttttttcatttataaaaaaatatttcattatatattatataattttcaaaatatttgataatttggatccaaaattgattttaaaatatttgaaattttgtatattctataattttcaacatatttgGTAATTTGGATTcagaattgattttttatatattatacaattttcaaaatattcttaaattttatttaaaaaaaaattgtaagatatattttataattttcaaaatatttgttcatttgAATCcataattgatttgttttatttattctaaaattttcaaaatattctgaagttttaatttaataataataaaaaaattagaaacttttttcatttataaaaaaatattttattatatattgtataattttcaaaatattttataatttggatccagaattgaattattttatatattctacaatttaataataaaaaaatagaattttttcatttagaagaaaattattgtattataattttcaaaatatttgataatttggattcaaaattgaatttgaaattttgtgtattctataattttcaaaatatttggattCAGAATTGATTATATATcacacaattttcaaaatattcttaaattttgaataaaaaatattagaaattttttttacttaaaaaaattgtattatatattgtatgattatcaaaatatttgataatttggaTCCAGAATTTTCAAGatattctgaaattttaacttaataaaataaaaaattttagaacatttattcatttccaaaaaaattattatattataattttcaaaatatttgatattttggatccacaattgattttaaaatatttaaaattataatgtataatatatattctataattttcaaaatattctgaaattttaatttaataataaaaaacaaaaaatttttcatttttaaaaaatacatttctttttatattctagacttttaaaaatatttgataatttaaaaatacaaacaataaaaatattgttttatattttctataaatttcaaaatttgtataaattgacTAAAATATACTCACATCACTCAAAATTtcgaagtatttatttaaattttattaaatttaataatttggatattgaattgatttaaattatttcgaaattttaatttaaaatcataatatataatgtatattctataattttcaaaatattttgaaattttaagaataaaaaaataagaaaattttttcatttctaaaaaataaatttctttttatattctagaattttaaaaatatttgataatttaaaaatacagacaataaaaatattgtttaaaatatattcacttcattcaaaatttcgaagtatatatttaaattttattaaatttaataatttggatattggattgatttaaaatattccgaaattttaatttaatataaaaaataagaaatttttaacaattctaaaaaaaatatttttttataaatttgtaatttagattcaaaattgaacttaaaatatctgaaattttaattgaatgtaacaaaaagatgtttagaaaatttaagattttctaataaaaatattattttatatatttctataattttggaaatatatataaaactaactaaaaatattttctacttttatttttttatgaatagaaaaattagttaattctgaatatctcaaaattccaatttaatttaatactaaaaaaattggaaaattttaacaattctataaaattttgtatactaaaaatattaaataattttcgaaatatttgatcatttaaattccgaattgatttaaatttaataaaaaaaaatcaaaattttataaatagaaaaactagttaaaatcaaaaatttaaaaaaaattaataatttactggtttttattaaattttacaaatatagaaatatattatttttattaaattgaaattaaatataaaatttcaaaattatctttaaaaattttaattagagtaaataaaatattaactagtttcttttatataattaaaaattatttctgtaaattttacatgtttcacaattttatttaatattcgaataatattttaaatgttatgttcttttatttgatgtttattacgagaatttataataagaaaatataattaaacaaatatattattgatttatattgtataaataaaatttattaaaagatgttaactaaaatattaattacttctgtatctaatttatttatacatgttccatcaatagttttaaatttaaaaaaataaaattgttgaacatCATAATAACGAGAAACCGGAACTGTGGAATCGTTACGTATCTAAATAAGATTCAGTTGACCGAAATAATTGGTTCAAATTtcacgtgtgtgtgtgtgtgatatTTTCTCTTGTCGATGACCATCACGCGGATGCTGATTTTGGAACGAACACACGAAGaatcacaattaataatatattatattttgttaccgttattaattataataatttatatgccGTATTCGAAATATATACAAAGAGGGCATAATATTTTGAGCAGCAAGTTTGCGTTTTATaacgttttataaatatttattgtgagttatttttatttactgttagaatggtattaataattcattgaaATCCGTACCGACTTAGGTACGCTGTACCGTGAGAAATCTGTTAAAAGGATGAAAGTAATCTAATCTGTAGTTCcagtttcaattaataattgaacagTAAACACACTTATAACACACTTATGTGTGTGAGTATGTAGATTTTCCTTGTTTCCACCAAGTCAACAACGTAgatgaataaatttgaaatcgaGTCAAATATTTGAGTAACGCACCACGTTCACCTTGACCATGtctgtttaatttacattttctgaATCCCGGTCACCTACTGTAGCCCAAAACAGACAACGTCGGTTCTTCTGCCGGTTAACGTTGCCAAACTTAACTtcttcaaataaacaaatggataagttattaattacacacTTGTCTGATTTAgttttctctattttttttggtaaaaaacATCTACCAGGCAATTcctttcttaattttgttgtgAGGAAGAGTCATtcttctttatatattaagttaaacttaattataaagtttatattacTTCAGAATTCAAATACATCTCTTACTCTTTTTCCTCTACATTCATCTTTTCTTCTGATTTGTTTTCTTCGGGTGATACTTTGCTTCTTATTGATGTGAGGAACAAAGTAATTCTTCTCTACACATCAAGTTAAAGATAAAGTTTATACtacttcataatttaaattcgtcTCTTTCTCTTCTTCTAATTCTTTGTCTTCTTCCTCTACATTCTCCTCTTCTGATTCACCTTTATCATCAACTACATATATTCTATGTAAAGCTGATTTGTCTCCTTCTGGTGACACACCTGGTGATACTTTACTTCTTATTGATGTGAAGAACAAAGTAATTCTTTTCTACACATCAAGTTGAAGATAAAGTTTATACTACTTCATAATCCAAACTCGTCTCTTTGTCATCTTCCAACTCTTTGTCTTCTTCCTCTACATTCTCCTCTTCTGATTCACTTTCATCATCAACTACATATATTCTATGTAAAGCTGATTTGTCTCCTTCTGGTGACACACCTGGTGATACTTTACTTCTTATTGATGTGAAGAACAAAGTAATTCTTTTCTACACATCAAGTTGAAGATAAAGTTTATACTACTTCATAATCCAAACTCGTCTCTTTGTCTTCTTCCAACTCTTTGTCTTCTTCCTCTACATTATCCTCTTCTGATTCACTTTCATCATCAACTACATATATTCTATGTAAAGCTGATTTGTCTCCTTCTGGTGACACACCTGGTGATACTTTACTTCTTATTGATGTGAAGAACAAAGTAATTCTTCTCTACACATCAAGTTGAAGATAAAGTTTATACTACTTCATAATCCAAACTCGTCTCTTTGTCATCTTCCAACTCTTTGTCTTCTTCCTCTACATTCTCCTCTTCTGATTCACTTTCATCATCAACTACATATATTCTATGTAAAGCTGATTTGTCTCCTTCTGGTGATACACCTGGTGATACTTTACTTCTTATTGATGTGAAGAACAAAGTAATTCTTCTCTACACATCAAGTTGAAGATAAAGTTTATACTACTTCATAATCCAAACTCGTCTCTTTGTCATCTTCCAACTCTTTGTCTTCTTCCTCTACATTCTCCTCTTCTGATTCACTTTCATCATCAACTACATATATTCTATGTAAAGCTGATTTGTCTCCTTCTGGTGACACACCTGGTGATACTTTACTTCTTATTGATGTGAAGAACAAAGTAATTCTTCTCTACACATCAAGTTGAAGATAAAGTTTATACTACTTCATAATTCAAACTCGTCTCTTTGTCTTCTTCCAATTCTTTGTCTTCTTCCTCTACATACTTTTCTTCTGATTCACCTTCAGCATCAACTACTTGTAATCTATATAAAGCTGATTTGTCTTCTTCTGGTGATACACCTGGTGATACTTTGCTCCTTATTGATGTGAAGAACAAAGTAATTCTGCTCTACAAATCAAGTTCAAGATAAAGTGTATACTACTTCATAATTCAAACTCGTCTCTTTGTCTTCTTCCAATTCTTTGTCTTCTTCGTCTACATTCTCCTCTTCTGATTCACCTTCAGCATCAACTACATGTAATCTATGTGAAGCTGATTTGTCTTCTTCTAGTGGTGTCTCTGAGGGAAGTAATTCTTCTTCACACATCAAGATAAAGTTTTTAGTAGTTTCAGTGATTATTATATAAGTTTGGCAACCAagcttataattaattaagtgtcATTAACATTGTAATCTGGAATTGTACTAAAAGGAAGTTAAAATCCTGCACGATTTGCTAATTCCGTTACTCTTGTCAATGACgttccaataaaaatgtttcaaaaccTGACTTTGGTATGACACTTTAgttaacaaatttaactttGTAAACAACGTGGGTACACGTCTAAAAATTGTATGACAGTTAAACTTTCTCTATGGAATTTTATCCGAAAAACTGAAAGTggagtaataaaattgatcagctaatttacttagtttaataataaaatatgtatttaacataatttaaaataattaacaacgcTCTACATccttcaaataacaaaaaaataaaaggtacTCGACCACACACGTGCTAAATTCTCTAAACAATCGTAATGTAACCTTAAAAATGTCCAGATCAATTTAAATTCGGAACGGAAAACGccataaataacatatttttgagtcCGTGCCCATTCACCAATTCCGTGACCTGTTCGCATCTGATCTTTCTTCTttagaaagttttttttttgagtcaTACTTATAAAAAACCTAATATGTGATGAATGTCGTCGTCGtttcgaataattaattatttaaattagggatattttcataattttcctGTTTATGGATATAAATGCATCTTTATTGtgctacttttttaaaatgttttcgttgttgcattaaattaatgaatgtttaacattaacacgttcttaaatttcttttgagCTTTACAActtgtgttttaaattgtcgtagattattttataacgttaattagtttaattttatatatttagtgaCTGCCATCTCTCTAATAATAGCCCAAATAATTCAATACAGAcatctatattaatttcatccctattttgttttaaattttattttttgtctcattcaaacaaaattattaaaattgctaggcaaaaatatttaattgcacatttattataaataataaaaactattaattaaatttaaatcagtgtaaaaaacatttaaatttttattcatggtcacctttttaatgtttttgttgttttaactttattgttcactaaattaacattaacacgttcttaaatttcttttgaatGGTTTGtggctataaaaattatgtttaaaattgacacagtttattttataacaaaataaagttaaataaataataataataataaaaatatatatttaaaatgtcaccTGTCTGAGAATAGCAAAAAAAAGGTAATACAGATTcctgttttaatttcttcctaatatttttaaattaaaataactttttaatgaaatattaatttctctcAATCAGTAATCAAACAACAGACAttcttcacaatttttttgtatgtaaCACACACGAATTGTTTTTGTCAAAGTAACGGTTTTTCCATCTTGAATATCTGATTGAATTCCCAGTCgactttcttttaaattagcattattttgtttcactGACACAAatcattacatatattttttttaatttttagggaCTCAAAGGAGTTACAAAAGCCGACGTCGACCAACGCAGCGGTGATAAGGTTCTACAAGTACGTCCAGGCTGCGAGGGATGGACAGGACAAGAGGGATTGTATACGATTGTACCCGACGTGTGCGGTTAACACAGAGATATGATGTAAAAGACTTTGCGGTTTTGCTGATTATTTTGAATACGTGCACGATcttcaaaataatcaaagaaACAATTAGTATGAAATGTGTTAAGTTCGAATGGGTACTGTGACTGAATTCAATCGTAAACGATTTGGTTATCGACGAAAAATTACACGCTCTATTTGTTGGAGAATGGTCGAACAATTAAATAGTGAAGTGTGCAAAAattgaagtaaaattaaaactgtcgCATTAATTCAGTTactagtatttattaaaaaaaaatgtgtgccAAAAATGTTACTTCAAATCTACAATTTTCAGTTTCCAGTAAATCACCTTCGATAAAAATTAAGAGTTAGGACTTATTAATAgtgttttaacatttactaGTCGTTTTAATGATAACCTTTTTATGCctacaacaattaaataaaaatctattcaCCTAGGCTTAGCTCTTGCAATGTAAATATGAGATTGTATTTCTAATTTAGGAT encodes the following:
- the LOC109598904 gene encoding uncharacterized protein LOC109598904; translated protein: MISVSYLVLAFLTCHRGFTSASNVTDEFPTSYLKYVQGNTLWTGIVKNCKHPTMICIQNQVFKYLKTTLDYPEDVEVASFLKFSKNKVDYGQIKRSITTDNATADGYVDDLSPLEEMSRSLQDNTLKFLMTHNLELQLPETVFQGAVLKLSPRSVEGNGALVKMEFLPPPDYEENVEQGRTIKKIKKFLGERLMYALMAILMVIKLLAVKFMFILPAVMGVAAAKKLIFKLLLFVFPALHHLFKWCAYVPHTTKFHHHKHHIQHYHHVGPHDHGHVEVIAPHSDGPPALHHSFDTHDPPGPYKHYYNPEEDQELQWASQGPAFSGDYLTHRHDPSQNDISPWGQGQDVRRTRPDVNKPATPQEIENIVLKAEKEALIKARLQQEKLKIQEENLKLQEQVNKALRLQEKLRQQAALMQASKKQPPVGPQVRPPNVYLETPPPAPNANLKSTYSVPPQTGYNQHNPYVNPQVQQQIQVQITPQQQKQIAEALAKRNELELANQRKEIASLIAKEQRQQLEQKQADRKEDALQKELLQAASITYDPFYSPILAKIDGILLGLGFKEEPCRERLICSMYKNPPKFSPHSNLLSAELSRDSKELQKPTSTNAAVIRFYKYVQAARDGQDKRDCIRLYPTCAVNTEI